In the Mesorhizobium sp. genome, one interval contains:
- a CDS encoding GntR family transcriptional regulator, whose product MTEDTQRTIQKDRIADFIEKEILDGKLKPNQRLVERDLAERFGVSRSPVRDALGRLAARGLVRIVPQSGTYVAEMPLTVILHHFELMAGLEGLCARYCAQRATHDDIRELTRIVRDCEKIARSGKAEEYSAVNLDFHNAIYRMSGNPVLEEAARWSRERVAYFRRMTLDLPDRLSRSVAEHQEILQAIKDRDGDRADALMRDHSDIRKTEFTQFVSMVVKGREA is encoded by the coding sequence ATGACCGAAGACACCCAAAGGACGATCCAGAAGGACAGGATTGCAGATTTCATCGAGAAGGAGATTCTCGACGGAAAACTGAAACCTAACCAGAGACTCGTGGAGCGCGACCTAGCCGAACGCTTCGGCGTCTCGCGTTCGCCCGTCAGGGACGCGCTTGGCCGTCTCGCCGCGCGGGGTCTCGTCAGGATCGTCCCGCAGTCGGGCACCTATGTCGCGGAAATGCCTCTGACCGTCATCTTGCACCATTTCGAGCTGATGGCCGGCCTGGAGGGTCTGTGCGCACGATACTGCGCGCAACGGGCGACGCACGACGATATCCGAGAACTGACCAGGATCGTGCGCGATTGCGAGAAAATTGCCCGTAGCGGCAAGGCCGAGGAATATTCGGCGGTCAACCTGGATTTCCATAATGCCATCTACCGGATGAGCGGGAATCCGGTGCTGGAGGAGGCTGCACGCTGGTCCCGAGAGCGGGTCGCATATTTCCGCAGGATGACCCTGGACCTCCCCGACCGCCTTTCCCGATCAGTCGCCGAGCATCAGGAGATCCTCCAGGCAATCAAGGATCGGGACGGGGACCGCGCCGACGCCTTGATGCGCGACCACAGTGACATCCGCAAAACAGAATTCACGCAGTTCGTCAGCATGGTCGTGAAAGGGCGCGAGGCCTAG
- a CDS encoding alpha/beta hydrolase yields MKVTADDGVELDAWVEGDGPAIVFLHEFGGDQRSWREQVDAFRDRYRCIVPAARGYPPSDAPGDPQLYSQDRMNKDVIAVLDSLKIDKAHLVGLSMGAYTALRVGMLYPHRIRSVVFSAGGSGADAATRDDYLRETRRVADLMDETGQVPARDFGISSSRIQLKHKRPAMWEEFVRNMGEHPARSAALVLRGIQASRPSLYDYAKDFETFDLPLFCLVGDEDEACLNVNLWLKRLIPSARLMTFPNSGHAINLEEPDLYNSSIAAFLKEVDGGTWHPRLPEARAGGTYLGTVK; encoded by the coding sequence ATGAAAGTCACTGCGGACGATGGCGTCGAACTCGACGCGTGGGTCGAGGGCGACGGTCCGGCGATTGTCTTTCTTCACGAATTCGGCGGCGATCAGAGAAGCTGGCGCGAGCAGGTGGACGCCTTTCGCGACCGGTATCGATGCATCGTCCCGGCCGCCCGCGGCTATCCGCCGTCCGACGCTCCAGGCGATCCGCAGCTGTACTCTCAGGACCGCATGAACAAGGACGTGATTGCCGTTCTCGATTCGCTCAAGATCGACAAGGCACATCTCGTCGGGCTGAGCATGGGCGCCTATACCGCGCTCAGGGTCGGCATGCTCTATCCCCACCGAATCCGGTCGGTCGTGTTCTCCGCCGGCGGGTCCGGCGCCGACGCGGCAACCCGCGACGACTATCTGAGGGAGACCAGGAGGGTTGCGGATCTGATGGACGAGACCGGACAGGTGCCCGCCAGGGACTTCGGTATCTCCTCATCGCGCATCCAGCTCAAGCACAAGCGGCCGGCAATGTGGGAGGAATTCGTCCGGAACATGGGCGAGCATCCTGCCAGGAGCGCGGCCCTGGTGCTCAGGGGCATCCAGGCATCCCGCCCTTCGCTCTACGACTACGCAAAGGACTTCGAGACGTTCGATCTGCCCCTTTTCTGCTTAGTCGGAGACGAGGACGAGGCGTGCCTCAATGTCAATCTGTGGCTCAAACGCCTGATCCCGTCAGCCAGGCTTATGACGTTCCCGAACAGCGGCCATGCAATCAACCTCGAAGAGCCGGACCTGTACAACTCTTCGATCGCGGCATTTCTGAAGGAGGTCGACGGAGGCACCTGGCACCCCAGGCTCCCCGAAGCCCGTGCCGGGGGAACCTATCTGGGGACGGTAAAATAG
- a CDS encoding GntR family transcriptional regulator, which translates to MAAGKIDADKGTSDTEIADAGVSRMAAEGKKSESSSDQIVHDVVSGIYEGRYVAGQRLVEPDLMRRYSVSRSTVREAIKRLSAEGILTVHSHRGAQVRHLTRREAHGILLILELMIGLAARLAADGIMRPGSRQLFVEAFEELLKHESSVDSYEMVPARNRFYRMMAKIADNPELERILRSIQVHLVRTNLKLPQKQRFNDYRKIAKAILAGDGDAAEKAARDHVRRIAAGLTEVSDRSFAPEEAGNP; encoded by the coding sequence ATGGCTGCAGGCAAGATTGACGCTGACAAGGGCACGAGCGACACGGAAATCGCGGACGCAGGCGTCAGCAGGATGGCTGCCGAGGGTAAAAAGTCGGAAAGTTCGTCCGACCAGATCGTGCATGACGTTGTGAGCGGTATCTACGAGGGACGCTACGTAGCCGGCCAGCGTCTGGTGGAACCCGACCTCATGCGGCGCTATTCGGTCAGCCGAAGCACGGTGCGCGAGGCAATCAAACGCCTGTCTGCGGAGGGAATCCTCACCGTCCACTCACACCGAGGCGCGCAGGTACGCCACCTGACGCGAAGAGAGGCGCACGGAATCCTCCTGATCCTGGAACTCATGATCGGCCTCGCGGCCAGACTCGCCGCGGACGGCATCATGAGGCCCGGCTCGCGTCAGCTTTTCGTGGAAGCGTTCGAAGAATTGCTCAAGCACGAATCCAGCGTCGACAGTTATGAGATGGTGCCCGCGCGCAATCGGTTCTACCGCATGATGGCCAAGATCGCGGACAATCCCGAACTTGAGCGCATCTTGCGGAGCATTCAAGTCCATCTCGTACGAACAAATCTCAAGCTGCCGCAAAAGCAGCGATTCAACGACTACCGCAAGATTGCAAAGGCGATCCTGGCCGGCGATGGCGATGCGGCTGAAAAAGCGGCGCGGGACCACGTTCGCCGAATCGCAGCGGGGCTGACGGAGGTATCGGATCGCTCCTTCGCTCCGGAAGAAGCTGGCAATCCCTGA
- a CDS encoding TetR/AcrR family transcriptional regulator translates to MARPVGSDGTRTEAAIRKAAIDLISAKGFAAVTLRDIAEHVGIQASSLYRYYPSKNELLTSIITAHLEELLSDWEAARPDGADAAAQLEAFIEFHVLYHSAKPKEVFIANMELRSLAPGDREKVVAMRRRYEAALQNILQAGIDEGVFSAPDVRVATFAILAMLTGLTAWYQEGGRLSKRELINCYRQLVQSGVRVAG, encoded by the coding sequence ATGGCGCGACCGGTCGGATCGGACGGGACACGAACGGAAGCCGCGATCCGGAAGGCTGCGATTGACCTGATCTCGGCGAAGGGTTTCGCGGCGGTTACGCTACGCGACATCGCCGAGCATGTCGGCATTCAGGCGAGTTCGCTATACCGGTATTATCCGAGCAAGAACGAGCTCTTGACGAGCATCATCACCGCTCATCTGGAGGAGCTGCTGTCCGACTGGGAAGCCGCCCGGCCCGATGGCGCAGACGCGGCGGCGCAGCTCGAGGCTTTCATCGAGTTTCACGTACTGTACCATTCGGCGAAGCCAAAGGAGGTCTTCATCGCGAACATGGAGCTGCGCAGCCTGGCGCCCGGCGATCGCGAGAAGGTCGTCGCCATGAGGAGGCGCTATGAAGCGGCCCTGCAGAACATTCTTCAGGCAGGAATAGACGAGGGAGTGTTCTCGGCACCGGACGTACGCGTCGCGACCTTCGCGATTCTTGCCATGCTGACAGGTCTCACCGCCTGGTACCAGGAGGGCGGGCGGCTCTCGAAGCGAGAGCTGATAAATTGCTACCGCCAACTGGTGCAGAGCGGCGTGAGAGTTGCCGGCTAG
- a CDS encoding enoyl-CoA hydratase/isomerase family protein: MQKSNRRSDAMPYSELKRTVLEIAEHDVAGGPKLGVLDDGIVVVALDNPENRNALSLESIASLHRLLSVLEKPGAAQGLVLHGAGHDIFCAGFSLKSLQGMSRLEISANPASRLCDRIAALPIPTALHASGHVIGAGVQLAMSFDYRVGTPGTYVQVPALKLGVFYGQSALLRMKEELGAGRTRRIILSGRKIFADELLAAGFFDELRTKEEGLEAAIENVRHCARASQTAYAETKAFLRAAGFSAPPPEISTGAEQRCLESSYFEEALRKLKRGE; encoded by the coding sequence ATGCAAAAATCCAACCGGCGGAGTGATGCCATGCCGTACTCAGAGCTCAAGCGAACCGTCCTCGAAATTGCCGAGCATGACGTCGCCGGCGGGCCAAAACTCGGGGTCCTGGACGACGGTATTGTCGTCGTTGCGCTCGACAATCCTGAAAACAGAAACGCGCTGTCGCTCGAGAGCATCGCATCCTTGCACAGGCTCCTGAGCGTTCTCGAGAAGCCGGGCGCCGCGCAGGGACTTGTGCTCCATGGGGCAGGTCACGACATATTTTGCGCAGGCTTCAGCCTGAAGTCGCTTCAGGGCATGTCCCGGCTGGAGATCTCCGCCAACCCGGCCTCGCGACTTTGTGACCGGATCGCCGCGCTGCCAATCCCAACCGCTCTCCATGCCTCCGGGCACGTCATTGGCGCCGGCGTGCAGCTCGCGATGTCGTTCGATTATCGCGTCGGCACTCCCGGCACATATGTGCAGGTTCCGGCGTTGAAGCTCGGTGTCTTCTATGGGCAATCCGCGCTGCTGAGGATGAAGGAAGAACTGGGTGCCGGGCGTACGAGACGGATCATTCTTTCCGGCCGGAAGATCTTCGCAGACGAGCTTCTCGCTGCCGGATTCTTTGACGAATTGCGGACCAAAGAGGAAGGCCTGGAAGCTGCTATCGAGAATGTGCGTCATTGCGCCCGGGCGTCGCAGACCGCGTATGCCGAAACCAAGGCTTTCCTTCGTGCGGCCGGCTTCAGCGCACCGCCGCCAGAAATTTCAACGGGAGCAGAGCAGCGCTGTCTCGAAAGCTCGTATTTCGAAGAAGCGCTGCGGAAACTCAAACGCGGAGAATAG
- a CDS encoding enoyl-CoA hydratase/isomerase family protein, whose amino-acid sequence MSHFRIDIDGGVARLTLTRPEKHNAFDDVLIAALTSALVDLERDERVRLLVLAAEGPSFSAGAELGWMKRAGAAQEAENLADARKLAELMRTLDAFSKPTVAAVQGPAYGGGVGLVACCDVAIAATTARFSLSEVRLGLIPSAIGPYVVRAIGPRQARRWFQTAEAFDAETARAIGLVHETVEPEALDRRAGETVAALLKGAPGACREAKRLVGDIASSPIDAAMIEMTAVRIARIRTGDEAKEGLEAFLARRPADWTLGGAR is encoded by the coding sequence ATGAGCCACTTCCGCATCGACATCGACGGCGGCGTCGCACGTTTGACGCTGACCCGACCGGAGAAGCACAATGCCTTCGATGACGTGCTGATCGCGGCGCTCACATCCGCGCTCGTGGATCTCGAAAGAGACGAAAGGGTCCGGCTCCTCGTCCTGGCGGCCGAAGGACCGAGCTTCAGCGCGGGCGCCGAACTCGGGTGGATGAAGCGTGCCGGCGCGGCGCAGGAGGCCGAGAACCTCGCCGACGCGCGAAAGCTGGCCGAGCTCATGCGCACTCTCGACGCCTTCTCCAAGCCGACCGTCGCGGCCGTGCAAGGGCCGGCCTATGGCGGCGGGGTCGGGCTTGTCGCTTGTTGCGACGTGGCCATCGCGGCGACGACCGCGCGGTTCTCGTTGTCGGAAGTGAGGCTCGGTCTCATTCCCTCGGCAATCGGACCCTATGTAGTCCGCGCGATCGGCCCGAGGCAGGCGCGGCGATGGTTCCAGACCGCCGAGGCTTTCGATGCGGAAACGGCCCGGGCGATCGGCCTCGTTCACGAAACGGTCGAACCCGAGGCGCTCGATCGCCGCGCCGGCGAGACTGTGGCGGCGCTTCTCAAGGGCGCTCCGGGCGCCTGCCGCGAGGCGAAGCGCCTTGTCGGCGATATCGCCTCGAGCCCGATCGATGCCGCGATGATCGAGATGACGGCAGTGCGGATCGCCCGCATCCGCACCGGAGACGAGGCGAAGGAAGGGCTTGAGGCGTTCCTCGCCAGGCGGCCCGCCGACTGGACCCTGGGAGGTGCACGATGA
- a CDS encoding carboxyl transferase domain-containing protein, whose amino-acid sequence MAVLASGVDPRLASFADNRDSTRALVEDLRSRMAMVGRGGSEETRARHVARGKLLVRDRIDLLLDPGSPFLEVGAMAAYGMYGDEVPSASIVTGIGRICGRECMVVANDATVKGGAYYPLTVKKHLRAQDIAMQNRLPCVYMVDSGGAFLPLQDELFPDERNFGRIFYNQSQMSAAGIPQIAIVMGSCTAGGAYVPAMCDESIIVRNQGTIFLGGPPLVKAATGEVVTAEELGGAEVHTRQSGVSDHYAHSDAHAIGIARRIVAGLNPPEKSTRGLIAPRDPLYPEEELYGIVPSDSRKPYDIRDIIARIVDASEFDEFKALYGTTLVCGLAHIWGHPVGIVANNGILFSESALKGAHFIELCSQKDIPLVFLQNITGFMVGKKYEAGGIAKDGAKLVTAVSTTNVPKYTVVVGGSYGAGNYGMCGRAYSPRFLWMWPNARISVMGGEQAAAVLSLLRREAIEAKGGIWSAEDEENFRAPIRAQYGRQGHPYYSTARLWDDGVIDPADTRRVLGLALSAGRNAPSEPTKFGLFRM is encoded by the coding sequence ATGGCGGTGCTTGCAAGCGGTGTGGATCCGCGACTGGCGTCCTTCGCCGACAATCGCGATTCGACGAGAGCGCTGGTAGAGGATCTTCGTTCCAGGATGGCCATGGTTGGCCGCGGGGGCAGTGAGGAAACCCGCGCCAGGCACGTAGCCCGTGGCAAACTCCTGGTGCGCGACCGCATCGATCTTCTTCTCGACCCGGGATCGCCTTTCCTCGAGGTCGGCGCGATGGCGGCATACGGCATGTATGGCGACGAGGTGCCCAGCGCGAGCATCGTGACCGGTATCGGCAGGATCTGCGGCCGCGAATGCATGGTCGTCGCAAACGACGCGACGGTAAAGGGCGGAGCTTACTACCCCTTGACGGTGAAGAAGCATCTGCGCGCTCAGGACATCGCGATGCAGAACAGGCTGCCCTGCGTCTACATGGTGGATTCCGGCGGTGCCTTCCTGCCGCTCCAGGACGAGCTCTTTCCCGACGAGCGCAATTTCGGCCGCATCTTCTACAACCAGTCCCAGATGTCGGCGGCAGGCATACCGCAGATCGCCATCGTCATGGGCTCGTGCACGGCGGGCGGCGCCTATGTGCCGGCGATGTGCGACGAGAGTATCATCGTCCGCAACCAGGGCACGATCTTCCTGGGTGGGCCGCCCCTGGTGAAGGCGGCGACCGGAGAGGTCGTCACCGCAGAGGAACTGGGAGGAGCAGAGGTTCATACGCGCCAGTCCGGCGTTTCCGACCATTACGCCCACAGCGACGCCCACGCCATCGGCATCGCCCGGCGCATCGTCGCCGGGCTGAACCCGCCGGAAAAATCCACGCGTGGCCTGATCGCCCCGCGGGATCCGCTCTACCCGGAGGAAGAGCTCTACGGCATCGTTCCGAGCGATTCGCGGAAGCCGTATGACATCCGCGACATCATTGCCCGCATCGTCGACGCATCCGAGTTCGACGAGTTCAAGGCGCTCTACGGGACGACGTTGGTCTGCGGCCTCGCCCACATATGGGGCCATCCGGTTGGCATCGTCGCCAACAACGGCATCCTGTTCAGCGAGAGCGCGCTGAAGGGCGCCCACTTCATCGAGCTGTGCAGCCAGAAGGACATTCCGCTCGTCTTCCTGCAGAACATCACGGGCTTCATGGTGGGCAAGAAATACGAGGCGGGCGGCATCGCCAAGGACGGCGCCAAGCTGGTCACCGCCGTATCGACCACCAACGTTCCCAAATACACGGTGGTCGTCGGCGGCAGCTACGGCGCCGGCAACTACGGCATGTGCGGCAGGGCCTATTCGCCCCGCTTCCTTTGGATGTGGCCGAACGCGCGGATTTCGGTGATGGGCGGAGAGCAGGCCGCGGCCGTGCTGTCGCTGCTGCGGCGCGAGGCGATCGAAGCCAAGGGCGGCATCTGGAGCGCGGAGGACGAGGAGAATTTCCGCGCGCCCATCCGCGCGCAGTACGGCCGCCAGGGCCACCCCTACTACTCGACCGCCAGACTCTGGGACGACGGCGTCATCGACCCGGCCGATACACGCCGGGTGCTCGGCCTTGCGCTAAGCGCCGGCCGCAATGCGCCCAGCGAGCCGACGAAGTTCGGCCTGTTCAGGATGTGA
- a CDS encoding phosphotransferase family protein: MVDAGATVTTRAWTPDEHRLTRWLSDAIPGFRGPIELERTSGGQSNPTFRLRSPDHDLVLRSKPPGPVLPSAHAVDREYRVLNALQATGVPVPRVRALCSDERVIGTVFYVMDFVPGRVFLDPRLGDVAKTERAAIFDSMNDTIARIHSVDINRVGLDDYGRPGAYAERQVARWTKQYRASELDQNPSMDWLIEWLPRNLPSDGRTGLVHGDYRLDNVLVHPTEPRIVAVLDWELSTLGDPIADFAYHMTTWRFAPALFRGLAGVDFAATGIPDEETYLARYLERTGFQRPERWEFYLVLSMFRIAAILQGIARRTVDGTAASVDGAEIGAKARPISDIAVDLARGIGGR; the protein is encoded by the coding sequence ATGGTTGATGCCGGCGCGACGGTCACCACGAGGGCATGGACCCCGGACGAACACCGACTGACCCGCTGGCTCAGCGACGCGATACCCGGCTTTCGGGGTCCGATTGAACTCGAACGGACATCCGGCGGGCAATCGAATCCGACATTTCGCCTGCGCAGTCCGGATCATGATCTCGTTCTGCGCAGCAAGCCGCCCGGCCCAGTCCTGCCCAGCGCCCATGCCGTCGACCGGGAATATCGTGTGCTGAACGCCCTGCAGGCCACCGGAGTGCCGGTGCCTCGTGTCAGGGCGCTCTGCAGCGACGAAAGGGTGATCGGAACCGTCTTCTATGTGATGGATTTCGTGCCCGGTCGCGTGTTCCTGGATCCACGGCTCGGCGATGTCGCGAAGACGGAGCGGGCGGCTATCTTCGATTCGATGAACGATACGATCGCGCGCATTCATTCCGTGGACATCAATCGGGTTGGTCTCGATGACTACGGCAGACCGGGGGCGTATGCGGAGCGTCAGGTTGCTCGCTGGACGAAGCAGTATCGCGCCTCGGAGCTCGACCAAAACCCGTCGATGGACTGGCTGATCGAGTGGTTGCCCCGCAACCTGCCCAGCGATGGCCGGACCGGACTGGTTCACGGCGACTACAGGCTGGACAACGTGCTGGTTCACCCGACCGAACCGCGCATCGTCGCTGTGCTGGACTGGGAATTGTCCACGCTCGGAGATCCGATCGCCGACTTCGCGTATCACATGACAACCTGGCGCTTCGCACCAGCGCTGTTCCGTGGCCTTGCCGGGGTCGATTTTGCCGCAACAGGCATCCCGGACGAGGAGACCTATCTCGCCCGCTATCTCGAGCGAACCGGATTCCAGCGGCCCGAACGATGGGAGTTCTACCTGGTCCTGTCCATGTTCCGTATCGCGGCCATCCTGCAGGGAATCGCGCGCCGAACCGTAGATGGCACCGCCGCCAGCGTCGACGGCGCGGAGATAGGCGCCAAGGCGCGGCCGATCTCCGACATCGCCGTCGATCTGGCGCGCGGCATCGGAGGCAGATAG
- a CDS encoding acyl-CoA dehydrogenase family protein yields the protein MFEKTARVVDLEERLTAFMEEHIYPNEARHYREAEDLGPWAVYPIVEELKAKGKAAGLWNLFLPEPEHGAGLSNLEYASLCEIMGRSHLAPEVFNCSAPDTGNMEVLARYGTAEQQARWLKPLLDGEIRSAFAMTEPAVASSDATNIESEIRADGDDYVIDGRKWYTTNATDPRCKIIIFMGKTDPDNPDRYRQQSMILVPRDTPGVEVVRSLPVMGFYGVPDRAAEVVFRNVRVPKSNLLLGEGRGFEIAQGRLGPGRIHHCMRLIGLAERTLEKMCIRMKERAPFGKPLSDQSVSRERIAESRIMIEQSRLLTLKAAYMMDTVGNKAARKEIAMIKVAVPNMACKVIDWAIQAFGGGGTSNDFGLAAAYATARLLRLADGPDEVHRDQLARMELKRHDGSNRGGGSHDWSPALSNRAIGALD from the coding sequence ATGTTCGAGAAAACCGCGCGTGTGGTCGACCTTGAGGAACGGCTCACCGCATTCATGGAGGAGCACATATATCCGAACGAGGCCCGGCACTATCGGGAGGCGGAGGATTTGGGACCTTGGGCGGTCTATCCGATCGTCGAAGAGCTCAAGGCAAAAGGCAAGGCGGCCGGGCTCTGGAACCTCTTCTTGCCGGAACCGGAGCATGGAGCCGGCCTGTCCAATCTGGAATATGCGTCCTTGTGTGAGATCATGGGACGGTCCCATCTCGCCCCGGAAGTCTTCAATTGCTCCGCGCCGGATACTGGCAACATGGAAGTGCTCGCGCGATACGGCACCGCCGAGCAGCAGGCGCGGTGGCTCAAGCCACTCCTCGATGGCGAGATCCGTTCTGCTTTCGCCATGACCGAACCGGCCGTCGCGTCGAGCGATGCGACCAACATCGAGAGCGAAATCCGCGCCGACGGCGACGATTACGTCATCGACGGACGCAAGTGGTATACAACCAATGCGACGGATCCTCGCTGCAAGATCATCATCTTCATGGGGAAGACCGACCCGGACAATCCGGACCGCTATCGGCAGCAATCGATGATTCTGGTGCCGCGCGACACTCCCGGTGTCGAGGTCGTCCGGTCTTTGCCCGTCATGGGGTTCTACGGCGTGCCGGACCGCGCTGCCGAAGTGGTGTTTAGAAACGTGCGTGTCCCGAAATCCAATCTGCTGCTCGGCGAAGGTCGGGGCTTCGAGATCGCGCAGGGCCGCCTGGGGCCCGGACGTATCCACCATTGCATGCGGCTCATCGGCCTTGCCGAGCGGACGCTGGAGAAGATGTGCATCCGGATGAAGGAGCGCGCTCCCTTCGGCAAGCCCCTGTCGGACCAGTCCGTCAGCCGCGAGCGGATCGCAGAATCCCGCATCATGATCGAGCAGTCGCGGCTGCTCACGCTGAAGGCGGCCTACATGATGGATACGGTCGGCAACAAGGCAGCCCGGAAAGAGATCGCCATGATCAAGGTCGCCGTGCCCAACATGGCGTGCAAGGTCATCGACTGGGCGATCCAGGCCTTCGGCGGCGGCGGCACCAGCAACGATTTCGGACTCGCCGCCGCCTATGCGACCGCTCGTCTGCTACGCCTCGCCGACGGCCCGGACGAGGTCCATCGCGATCAGCTCGCGCGCATGGAGTTGAAGCGGCACGACGGTTCCAACCGGGGCGGCGGCAGCCACGACTGGTCGCCCGCGCTCAGCAACCGCGCTATCGGGGCGCTCGATTGA